The proteins below are encoded in one region of Thermotoga sp. Mc24:
- a CDS encoding peptidyl-prolyl cis-trans isomerase, translated as MRKWMKKWQGVIIWTIAIAFVAGMIWWSVSINLRNTQNNVKYSLEQSLAYITKDGTALNDPTYWLMPWEVNDYYSNLLSSYQIISLDPLFEEPRLKALIADVFLQQKVVLYYAEKNDIKPSKKEINQEVNNVIQTIKNDQNQLNRIERTYGSLSNYEKNYLEPQIRVQLTIKKVQEKVGVVTEDEIKKYFEENKEDLQKQYDRVDIEAVSFDSSSTAQGFIAKASEVGFDEAASSMNVTVQPFSNATRGIFPDEIDTALFSATPGSIVGPFFFLDQWYVFRVKTSSVLTDFNAFENSDAYSDVKTKLEQEKFQKWLEEFMKEENLSYAFNDQVLEYWWKYFKNEEDLYGKLANLLFQGENLVTETSDELKSLFVLLSDSKIQELTKQIAELTQYRTVLENSQEPDEDLIKKYGKLSIEEADAKKEELEKQKADVENKKKTVVDYLYENYPSSTYVLEYAYRLHPNDINIRYSYYSNLYNQIKPYLSTGTYDPNQIFGVLLGLYTVANATDASTSIRLDSYYMLYDMSLALNDPTSAKYYLDEMKKIDPNFMDYESAYNQVESILEAMKASEESTPSTSTGE; from the coding sequence ATGAGAAAATGGATGAAAAAGTGGCAAGGGGTCATTATTTGGACGATTGCTATTGCGTTCGTGGCGGGTATGATCTGGTGGTCGGTGTCTATCAACCTCAGAAACACCCAGAACAACGTTAAATACTCCCTCGAACAGAGTCTCGCTTACATCACAAAAGACGGAACGGCTCTGAACGATCCTACCTACTGGCTCATGCCGTGGGAAGTGAACGACTACTACTCCAACCTGTTGAGTTCTTATCAGATCATATCTCTAGATCCACTTTTTGAGGAACCCAGACTCAAAGCTCTGATAGCGGACGTCTTTCTCCAGCAGAAAGTGGTTCTTTACTATGCGGAAAAGAACGACATAAAGCCTTCCAAGAAAGAAATCAACCAGGAAGTGAACAACGTTATCCAAACAATAAAGAACGATCAAAATCAGCTCAACCGGATAGAGAGAACGTACGGAAGTCTTTCGAACTACGAGAAGAACTACCTGGAGCCTCAAATTCGAGTTCAGCTCACCATCAAGAAGGTTCAGGAAAAAGTGGGAGTTGTCACCGAGGATGAAATAAAGAAATATTTCGAGGAAAACAAGGAAGACCTTCAGAAGCAGTACGACAGAGTTGACATAGAAGCTGTGTCGTTCGACAGCAGTTCCACGGCTCAGGGGTTCATTGCAAAAGCAAGTGAGGTGGGTTTCGATGAAGCAGCTTCCAGTATGAATGTTACTGTTCAACCTTTTTCCAACGCTACAAGGGGGATTTTCCCGGATGAAATAGACACGGCTCTGTTCAGTGCCACTCCAGGTTCGATTGTTGGACCGTTCTTTTTCCTCGATCAGTGGTACGTGTTCAGGGTGAAGACTTCCTCGGTTCTCACAGATTTCAACGCCTTCGAGAACAGCGACGCGTACAGTGATGTGAAAACGAAGCTGGAACAGGAAAAATTCCAGAAGTGGTTGGAAGAGTTCATGAAGGAAGAAAATCTATCGTACGCGTTCAACGATCAGGTTCTTGAATACTGGTGGAAGTACTTCAAGAACGAAGAAGACCTCTACGGAAAACTGGCGAACCTTCTCTTCCAGGGAGAAAACCTGGTAACAGAAACATCTGATGAGCTGAAATCTCTCTTCGTCCTTCTCTCCGACAGCAAGATCCAGGAACTCACCAAACAGATAGCCGAATTGACTCAGTACAGAACAGTGCTTGAAAATTCTCAGGAACCAGATGAGGATCTTATAAAGAAGTACGGGAAACTCTCCATTGAAGAAGCCGATGCAAAAAAAGAGGAACTTGAGAAACAGAAAGCAGATGTGGAAAACAAAAAGAAAACAGTTGTGGATTATCTTTACGAGAACTACCCGTCTTCCACGTATGTACTGGAATACGCGTACCGCTTGCACCCCAACGACATCAACATCAGGTACAGCTATTACTCCAATCTTTACAACCAGATCAAACCTTATCTGTCAACTGGAACCTACGATCCGAACCAGATATTTGGGGTTCTTCTCGGTCTCTACACAGTGGCCAATGCAACGGACGCTTCTACCAGCATACGTCTCGACTCTTATTACATGCTCTACGATATGAGCCTTGCACTGAACGATCCCACGTCTGCGAAGTATTACCTTGATGAGATGAAAAAAATCGATCCAAATTTCATGGATTACGAGTCTGCCTACAATCAGGTGGAATCAATTCTCGAAGCCATGAAAGCATCAGAAGAATCTACACCTTCTACATCGACAGGAGAATGA
- a CDS encoding LTA synthase family protein gives MSDYLLIVFLAAKIVLFYVPTLSSFSVSVVFSTAGWLMLLLLVFKGGHKLLYTVLSLMLFVDFLYFQNFGNLPSIKEVVLLPQVGNLGGEIKYFIDLYSLLFVADLPFVWFFFKENTKRTFSLSSLFVLVLSFTFLGAVHTSQNLQSKFVFNRYGVFDYHVQDIINLFVNKKEENNDLAVSSVRSETAEPSQKILFGIGKGKNVIVVQMESLQNFVIGLEVNGQEITPNINSFLRDSGTVYFSNCYQQVGSGNTADAEFVVNTSLHTLGDSVVYEEYPVINLPALPRIMKQNGYHTIAFHGNVGWFWNREEVYKHIGFDEFVSLEDFQQDEVFGMGLADVSFFKQAVQKLRNYPQPFYAFLITISSHTPFVIPEEHRKLELPEDISDTIVGHYLQAIHYADEAFGVFLDELKRAGLYENSVIVLYGDHAGLYPFNREVKTKIPEILDREFSFEIALNIPFAIHIPGKNIRRVVNIPGGQIDFLPTILNVMGINYREGFFMGQDLLNAKHGFAALRYHVPDGSFIDDNRVFIVSWDGRLDKSLAVDRKNGTPQRYVEFLDGYVKAIQQIEASRYFILRNCQPLQKVAKDQTSSR, from the coding sequence ATGAGCGACTATCTTCTGATAGTTTTTCTGGCAGCAAAGATCGTTCTTTTCTACGTACCTACTTTGAGTTCTTTCAGCGTTTCCGTTGTTTTCAGTACCGCAGGATGGTTGATGTTGCTGCTTCTGGTTTTTAAGGGAGGGCACAAGCTTCTTTACACGGTGCTCTCCCTTATGTTATTCGTTGATTTTTTGTATTTTCAGAACTTCGGAAACCTTCCATCCATTAAGGAAGTAGTTCTGCTTCCTCAAGTGGGAAATCTCGGCGGTGAAATCAAGTACTTCATCGATTTGTACTCTCTTCTCTTTGTGGCAGATCTTCCTTTTGTGTGGTTCTTCTTCAAAGAAAACACGAAGCGAACGTTTTCTCTGTCATCGCTTTTTGTCCTGGTTCTGTCTTTCACCTTTCTCGGTGCCGTCCACACCTCTCAGAATCTGCAGTCGAAGTTTGTCTTCAACAGATACGGTGTTTTTGATTATCACGTTCAGGACATCATCAATCTCTTTGTGAACAAGAAAGAAGAAAACAACGATTTGGCGGTTTCTTCCGTTAGAAGTGAAACAGCTGAACCCTCTCAAAAAATCCTCTTTGGAATAGGAAAAGGAAAAAACGTGATAGTCGTTCAGATGGAATCGCTGCAGAATTTCGTGATCGGTCTTGAAGTGAACGGGCAAGAGATCACGCCGAACATAAATTCATTTTTGAGAGACTCCGGAACCGTCTATTTCTCGAACTGCTACCAGCAGGTGGGGAGCGGGAACACAGCCGACGCCGAGTTTGTTGTGAACACCTCTCTTCACACACTGGGAGACAGTGTGGTCTATGAAGAGTACCCCGTGATAAACCTTCCTGCTTTGCCCAGAATTATGAAACAAAACGGCTATCACACAATAGCGTTTCATGGAAACGTTGGCTGGTTCTGGAACAGAGAAGAGGTTTACAAACACATCGGTTTTGACGAATTCGTGAGTCTTGAGGATTTCCAGCAAGATGAGGTTTTCGGGATGGGACTGGCAGATGTTTCTTTCTTCAAGCAGGCTGTTCAGAAACTGCGAAACTATCCACAACCCTTCTACGCTTTTTTGATAACTATATCCAGTCACACTCCCTTTGTTATTCCTGAAGAGCACAGAAAACTCGAACTTCCTGAAGACATATCAGATACCATCGTTGGACACTATCTGCAGGCTATACATTACGCCGATGAAGCGTTCGGTGTTTTTCTTGATGAATTGAAACGAGCTGGCCTCTACGAAAACTCTGTGATCGTTCTCTACGGTGACCACGCGGGCCTGTATCCATTCAACAGGGAAGTCAAAACGAAGATACCCGAGATCCTGGATAGAGAATTTTCTTTCGAAATCGCCCTCAACATTCCCTTTGCTATCCACATCCCTGGAAAGAACATTCGTAGAGTGGTCAACATCCCTGGAGGACAGATAGACTTTCTTCCCACGATCCTGAATGTGATGGGAATAAATTACAGAGAAGGTTTCTTCATGGGGCAGGATCTTCTGAACGCGAAACATGGTTTTGCTGCTTTGAGATATCACGTTCCGGACGGATCTTTCATAGACGACAACCGAGTGTTCATTGTCTCATGGGACGGTAGACTGGATAAGAGTTTGGCTGTCGACAGAAAAAATGGTACTCCTCAAAGGTACGTGGAGTTTTTAGATGGCTATGTAAAGGCCATACAGCAAATAGAGGCTTCCAGATACTTCATCCTCAGAAACTGTCAGCCTCTGCAGAAGGTCGCCAAGGATCAGACCTCCTCGAGGTGA
- a CDS encoding MATE family efflux transporter codes for MKLSIPMMLAMLVQTIYNLADGIWVAGLGPYALAAIGLFFPVFMVIISLAAGIGVGASSVVSQKIGERDKEGADTAASVSILLSFVIGFLSVAVILPFISGILSFAGAQGETLRLALEYSVILVYFIPLIMFNNVANGVFRGEGDAKRAMIAITIGSLLNIGLDPVFIYVFGMGVRGAAYATVVSIAISSFLIAYWMFFKKDTYVSFHLKWDGEILKRILKIGIPASLAQASMSVAIYVLNVFAVKAGGDYGVAIFTSAWRVINFGTVPLIGMAMAVTSVTGAAFGERNGEKLETAHLYAVKLGFFVGLTVMVAILIFAPYIAKLFTYSQEGERLYNDLVKALRILSLFLPGVPFGMFTSSMFQGVGQGFKSLIVTIMRTVIMQVVFSWLFVFVLRIGLVGVWWGIVLGNATSAFITFNWGRFTVKHLKREFQKNIV; via the coding sequence GTGAAACTTTCAATTCCAATGATGCTCGCCATGCTGGTTCAGACAATCTACAACCTGGCCGATGGTATCTGGGTCGCGGGACTGGGACCTTACGCGCTGGCAGCGATAGGATTGTTCTTCCCTGTGTTCATGGTGATCATCTCCCTCGCCGCAGGTATAGGGGTCGGAGCGAGTTCGGTGGTGTCCCAAAAGATCGGCGAAAGAGACAAAGAAGGAGCAGATACCGCAGCTTCAGTTTCCATCCTACTTTCATTCGTTATTGGTTTTTTGAGTGTTGCGGTTATCCTTCCCTTCATCTCTGGTATTCTCAGTTTCGCTGGGGCCCAGGGAGAAACTCTCAGGCTGGCTCTCGAGTATTCGGTCATTCTCGTGTATTTCATACCTCTCATCATGTTCAACAACGTAGCGAATGGTGTTTTCAGAGGTGAGGGAGACGCGAAAAGAGCGATGATAGCAATAACAATAGGTTCTCTTTTGAACATAGGTCTGGATCCTGTGTTCATATACGTTTTCGGTATGGGTGTCAGAGGAGCAGCGTACGCCACCGTGGTATCAATTGCTATTTCTTCCTTTCTGATCGCGTACTGGATGTTTTTCAAGAAGGACACGTACGTATCTTTCCACCTGAAATGGGACGGAGAAATCTTGAAGAGAATACTGAAGATCGGTATTCCGGCTTCGCTGGCACAAGCTTCGATGTCGGTGGCGATCTACGTGCTCAATGTATTCGCAGTGAAAGCAGGAGGAGACTACGGGGTGGCGATTTTCACGAGCGCGTGGCGTGTCATAAATTTTGGGACGGTTCCGCTCATTGGTATGGCCATGGCAGTTACATCCGTAACAGGAGCCGCATTTGGTGAAAGAAACGGAGAGAAACTCGAAACGGCACATCTCTACGCTGTGAAACTCGGATTTTTTGTGGGACTGACAGTGATGGTCGCGATTTTAATTTTTGCTCCATACATTGCAAAGCTGTTTACCTATTCCCAAGAAGGTGAGAGGTTGTACAACGATCTGGTGAAAGCTCTTAGAATCCTGAGTCTTTTTCTTCCGGGTGTTCCCTTTGGAATGTTCACTTCCTCCATGTTTCAAGGAGTGGGGCAGGGATTCAAAAGTCTGATTGTCACCATTATGAGAACTGTGATTATGCAGGTTGTTTTTTCGTGGCTGTTCGTCTTCGTTCTGAGAATCGGACTTGTGGGAGTTTGGTGGGGCATCGTTCTTGGAAACGCCACATCGGCTTTCATCACCTTCAACTGGGGAAGGTTCACAGTGAAACACCTCAAGAGAGAGTTTCAGAAAAACATTGTATAG
- a CDS encoding HAD family hydrolase, with product MKIFLFDYDGTLAEDNGFAEEYFKKLISFSKDRGVSISPELVLGCVEGITRNPDGSTNLERYMKCLEKKTSRSAEKWKELFMEFYESELFDSLKDTVKPVKETVGLLKEKKKEGKVVLATNPVFPRIAILKRLNWIGLSEDDFHLITDMESFHFCKPDPRYYLEICEKMGASPEDCVMYGDDELNDGACEKIGIKFIKIR from the coding sequence GTGAAAATTTTCCTTTTTGATTACGACGGCACGTTGGCAGAAGACAACGGATTCGCAGAGGAATATTTTAAGAAGCTTATTTCTTTCTCTAAAGATAGAGGTGTTTCGATCTCGCCGGAGTTGGTTCTTGGTTGTGTGGAGGGAATAACCAGGAATCCAGATGGATCGACCAATCTGGAGAGATACATGAAATGCCTTGAAAAGAAAACGTCACGAAGTGCAGAGAAATGGAAAGAACTCTTCATGGAGTTTTACGAAAGCGAGCTTTTCGATTCGCTCAAAGATACTGTCAAACCCGTGAAAGAGACAGTGGGGCTTTTGAAAGAGAAGAAAAAAGAGGGAAAAGTTGTTCTGGCAACGAATCCTGTCTTTCCAAGGATCGCCATTTTGAAGCGACTGAACTGGATTGGATTGTCGGAAGATGATTTTCATCTGATAACTGATATGGAGAGCTTCCATTTTTGCAAGCCAGACCCGAGGTACTACCTCGAGATATGTGAAAAGATGGGTGCTTCTCCGGAAGACTGTGTTATGTACGGGGACGACGAATTGAACGATGGAGCGTGCGAAAAGATAGGAATAAAATTCATCAAAATCCGCTGA
- a CDS encoding HD-GYP domain-containing protein, with amino-acid sequence MTEKMEKLINFLEISMIVLLSSFSFLEILNGNLLSLAYPCFVFVLLLSLFRRKWFRNLKNEMNEKSEEMSAMNQELTALNQQLTAVNQELEASYESLQVLSTQLARIMETMGEMDLEVDPVPTLERIFYDVKKLVEPLSGLELKNSQRTIVVGEFTENLLYKEAGKTSAKIFVSRELEKDEELFLNSVLNFSLFLLNAHDSYLEVMRNRNTLSNMISSLEEVLNVSRRTELIEKILHYLKDMFPGIVLSSVSFLEGREIKTFFLRDGQVEMVNLRKGIVVKAFETKKDLFVNDVRDFPEFYDVSNGRTRSAAAIFFEYENTPLVLEIEKDSEITEYELSSLKMMARILAIFFSRLSLYRKLRKTFFQTIEAFSYAVELKDPYTSGHSMRVADYSQEIARRMGLPNHVVERIRIAAVLHDIGKIGVKSAVLNKTSKLTKEEYEEVKKHPELGEKLISKIEDFSDIAKIVRHHHEWYSGQGYPDGLRGEEIPLESRIIAVADAFDAMTSDRPYRKAMDRKTALEILRKNEGLQWDPEILKIAIDYFSGF; translated from the coding sequence GTGACAGAAAAAATGGAAAAACTCATCAATTTCCTTGAGATTTCCATGATTGTTCTCCTTTCCAGTTTCTCTTTCTTAGAAATTCTCAATGGTAATTTACTGTCTCTCGCTTACCCCTGTTTTGTTTTTGTTTTGCTTCTTTCCCTGTTCAGACGCAAGTGGTTTAGAAATTTGAAAAATGAGATGAACGAAAAAAGTGAAGAAATGTCTGCCATGAATCAGGAACTTACAGCGTTAAACCAGCAACTCACAGCCGTGAATCAGGAGCTGGAAGCCTCTTACGAAAGTCTTCAGGTTCTCTCCACCCAGCTGGCCAGAATCATGGAAACCATGGGAGAAATGGATCTTGAAGTCGATCCTGTTCCCACTCTTGAGAGGATTTTTTACGACGTGAAAAAACTTGTAGAACCACTCTCAGGACTCGAATTGAAAAACTCGCAGAGAACCATCGTTGTCGGTGAGTTCACAGAGAATCTGCTTTACAAAGAAGCCGGAAAGACATCCGCCAAAATCTTCGTCAGTAGAGAACTCGAAAAAGACGAAGAGTTGTTCCTGAATTCCGTTCTGAACTTTTCTCTCTTTCTTCTGAACGCCCACGATTCGTATCTTGAGGTTATGAGAAACAGAAACACACTATCCAATATGATCAGTTCTCTGGAAGAGGTTTTAAACGTTTCAAGAAGAACAGAACTCATAGAGAAGATACTACACTATCTGAAGGACATGTTCCCCGGAATCGTTCTATCGTCCGTTTCTTTTCTCGAAGGCAGAGAAATAAAAACCTTCTTTTTGAGGGACGGTCAGGTTGAAATGGTCAATCTCAGAAAAGGAATCGTAGTAAAGGCTTTTGAAACAAAGAAGGATCTCTTCGTAAACGATGTGAGGGATTTTCCAGAGTTTTACGATGTCTCAAACGGAAGAACACGATCTGCAGCTGCCATTTTCTTCGAGTACGAAAACACACCTCTCGTCCTCGAAATCGAAAAGGACTCGGAAATCACCGAATACGAGCTCTCATCCCTCAAAATGATGGCAAGAATCTTGGCGATCTTCTTCTCGCGTTTGAGTCTCTACAGAAAACTCCGAAAAACTTTTTTCCAAACAATAGAAGCGTTCTCATATGCGGTGGAGCTGAAAGATCCCTACACCAGCGGACACAGCATGAGAGTCGCCGATTATTCACAGGAAATAGCCAGAAGGATGGGTCTCCCCAATCATGTGGTGGAGAGAATCAGAATAGCCGCCGTTCTCCACGACATAGGAAAGATAGGTGTCAAAAGCGCCGTTCTAAACAAAACTTCCAAGCTCACAAAAGAAGAGTACGAAGAAGTGAAAAAGCATCCGGAACTCGGTGAAAAACTGATCAGCAAAATCGAAGACTTCTCTGATATAGCGAAGATAGTGAGGCATCACCATGAATGGTACAGTGGTCAGGGATACCCGGATGGACTTCGCGGGGAAGAAATACCGTTGGAATCGAGGATCATCGCTGTAGCTGACGCGTTCGACGCAATGACAAGCGACAGACCGTACAGAAAAGCCATGGATAGAAAAACAGCCCTCGAAATTCTCCGCAAAAACGAAGGTCTCCAGTGGGATCCTGAAATTTTGAAGATTGCCATAGACTACTTCAGCGGATTTTGA
- a CDS encoding pyridoxal phosphate-dependent aminotransferase yields the protein MFSERVLLTEESPIRKLVPFAEMAKKRGIRIHHLNIGQPDLKTPEVFFEYIYKNKPEVVYYSHSAGIWELREAFASYYRRRQKVDVKPENVLVTNGGSEAILFSFAVIANPGDEILVLEPFYANYNAFAKIAGVRLIPVTRKMEEGFTIPKNIESFINERTKGIVLSNPCNPTGVVYGKDEINYLGDIAERYGLFLIVDEVYSEIVFQGEFASALSIESDRVIVIDSVSKKFSACGARVGCLITRNEEVITHAMKLAQGRLAPPLLEQIGSVGLLNLDDSFFDFVRETYRERVETVSRKLEEHGLKRFTKPSGAFYIAVELPVEDAEEFARWMLTDFNMNGETTMVAPLRGFYLTPGLGEKEIRIACVIEKDLLSRAIDVLMEGLKTFCSSRVSC from the coding sequence ATGTTTTCTGAACGAGTTCTGCTGACCGAAGAAAGCCCCATCAGAAAACTGGTCCCTTTCGCTGAAATGGCAAAAAAGCGAGGAATAAGAATACACCATTTGAACATAGGACAGCCCGATCTGAAAACTCCCGAGGTGTTTTTTGAGTACATCTACAAGAATAAGCCAGAAGTGGTGTACTACTCGCACTCTGCGGGGATCTGGGAATTGAGAGAAGCCTTCGCATCTTACTACAGAAGAAGACAGAAAGTAGATGTGAAACCAGAAAACGTTTTGGTGACAAACGGTGGAAGCGAAGCCATTCTTTTTTCATTCGCTGTGATAGCAAATCCTGGTGACGAGATCCTCGTTCTGGAACCATTCTACGCGAATTACAATGCTTTCGCAAAGATCGCCGGTGTAAGATTGATCCCCGTAACAAGGAAAATGGAAGAAGGATTCACCATTCCTAAAAACATCGAAAGCTTCATAAACGAAAGGACGAAAGGAATAGTACTCTCAAACCCCTGCAATCCTACCGGTGTGGTTTATGGAAAAGATGAGATTAATTATCTCGGAGATATAGCGGAAAGGTACGGACTCTTTCTGATCGTTGATGAGGTGTACAGTGAAATTGTGTTTCAGGGAGAATTCGCAAGTGCCCTCAGCATTGAAAGTGACAGAGTCATAGTGATAGACAGCGTTTCGAAGAAGTTCAGCGCCTGTGGTGCGAGAGTGGGATGTTTGATCACTAGAAACGAAGAAGTGATAACACACGCTATGAAACTGGCTCAAGGAAGACTCGCTCCACCTCTGTTAGAACAAATCGGGTCTGTTGGTTTGCTGAACCTTGACGATTCCTTTTTTGATTTCGTGAGGGAGACGTACCGGGAAAGGGTCGAAACAGTATCGAGAAAACTCGAAGAACATGGCTTAAAACGATTCACTAAACCTTCGGGTGCCTTCTACATAGCCGTGGAACTTCCTGTGGAGGATGCGGAAGAATTCGCAAGATGGATGCTGACGGATTTCAACATGAACGGTGAAACAACCATGGTTGCTCCTCTGAGAGGATTCTATTTGACTCCCGGGCTCGGGGAAAAAGAGATAAGAATCGCGTGCGTGATTGAGAAGGATCTCCTTTCCAGGGCCATCGACGTGTTGATGGAAGGATTGAAAACGTTTTGTTCCAGTCGTGTCTCCTGTTGA